The following are encoded together in the Adhaeribacter arboris genome:
- a CDS encoding peroxiredoxin: MALRLGDIAPDFTAETSEGVIHFHEWIGDGWAVLFSHPRDYTPVCTTELGAVARIKNEFDKRNTKVIAISVDPIDSHAGWIKDINETQDTTVNFPLIADPNKEVANLYDMIHPNASDTATVRSVFVIGPDKKIKLTLTYPASTGRNFAEILRVIDSLQLTANYSVSTPANWENGQDCIIVPAIATEDIPAKFPKGHKIIKPYLRTTPQPNL, encoded by the coding sequence TTACGATTAGGGGACATTGCCCCCGATTTTACAGCAGAAACGTCGGAAGGCGTTATTCACTTCCACGAATGGATTGGTGATGGTTGGGCCGTTTTGTTTTCGCATCCGCGTGATTATACTCCTGTTTGCACCACTGAACTAGGTGCGGTAGCTCGCATTAAAAACGAGTTTGATAAGCGTAATACTAAGGTAATTGCAATTAGTGTTGATCCGATTGATTCGCACGCGGGGTGGATTAAAGATATCAACGAAACGCAAGATACTACGGTCAATTTCCCGTTAATTGCGGATCCTAATAAGGAAGTAGCCAATTTGTATGACATGATTCACCCGAATGCCAGCGATACGGCTACGGTTCGTTCCGTTTTCGTTATTGGGCCGGATAAAAAAATAAAACTAACGTTAACCTATCCGGCATCTACCGGCCGTAATTTTGCCGAAATTTTACGGGTAATTGATTCGCTGCAGCTTACTGCTAATTACAGTGTATCTACCCCCGCTAATTGGGAAAACGGTCAGGACTGCATAATTGTACCAGCAATTGCTACCGAAGACATACCCGCCAAATTTCCGAAAGGTCATAAAATAATTAAACCTTATCTGCGTACTACGCCGCAGCCAAACTTGTAA
- a CDS encoding sulfite exporter TauE/SafE family protein, with product MLPSHSANESKPEVNSATIPVDLEVASKPGKLKRKLMSGAVLLFLLAAILILIGQIPIRNSGTAYDWLAQNLTSEFFLYMLGGFIAQMVDGALGMAYGLTSTTFLLTVGISPAAASASVHASEVFTSGASGLMHLRLKNVNRKLFVSLLIPGVIGAAMGAYILSELENYNYIIKPLVAGYTLVLGALIIVKAFKPNRSKLKEKLIAPLAVFGGFMDSVGGGGWGPIVSSTLIAGGHPPRFTIGSVNLAEFFIALSSSLTFFTMIGIHHWQIIAGLVLGGVIAAPIAANLSKNLPVKSLMILVGILVILVSSRILYLALAG from the coding sequence ATGCTACCATCCCATTCGGCTAACGAAAGTAAACCAGAAGTAAATTCAGCTACTATACCGGTTGATTTAGAGGTTGCCAGCAAACCTGGAAAACTAAAGCGTAAATTAATGAGCGGGGCAGTCCTATTATTTCTGCTGGCGGCCATTTTAATCCTAATTGGCCAAATACCTATCCGGAATTCCGGTACTGCCTACGATTGGCTCGCCCAAAACCTTACATCCGAATTCTTTTTATACATGCTAGGTGGCTTTATTGCTCAAATGGTAGATGGGGCGCTAGGCATGGCTTACGGTTTAACTTCCACTACTTTCCTGCTTACAGTGGGTATTTCTCCGGCGGCAGCCAGCGCCAGTGTGCATGCCTCCGAAGTTTTTACCAGCGGCGCCTCTGGTTTAATGCACTTAAGGTTGAAAAATGTGAACCGCAAGTTATTCGTCTCGCTGTTGATTCCAGGAGTAATTGGGGCCGCCATGGGGGCTTATATTTTATCGGAGCTGGAAAATTACAATTATATTATTAAACCGTTAGTGGCCGGGTATACTTTGGTATTAGGAGCCTTAATTATTGTAAAAGCTTTTAAGCCCAACCGTTCCAAATTAAAAGAAAAATTAATTGCACCTCTGGCCGTATTCGGCGGATTTATGGATTCAGTTGGGGGCGGGGGCTGGGGACCAATTGTTTCCTCGACGTTAATTGCCGGCGGACATCCGCCGCGGTTTACCATTGGTTCCGTTAACTTAGCCGAGTTTTTTATTGCCCTTTCCAGTTCGCTCACTTTTTTCACCATGATTGGGATTCATCATTGGCAGATTATCGCCGGCTTAGTATTAGGAGGGGTAATAGCTGCTCCTATTGCCGCGAATCTTTCTAAAAATTTGCCGGTGAAAAGTTTAATGATTTTAGTAGGAATACTGGTGATTCTGGTAAGCAGCCGCATATTGTATTTGGCCTTAGCGGGCTAG
- a CDS encoding T9SS type A sorting domain-containing protein: MIDDPLDGFLPPNKTSPEGEGFISYSVLPKKELAHGTEIKNKATIYFDTNAPIVTNEFLNTIDKQNPASNITALPPETQDTTFTVNWSGTDAGAGVRSYDVYYAVNNGPFRLWQYDVTAAAGKFAGKIDSSYAFYSIAKDYAGNIEQPKTTAEAATTVVKRVTGLPGNLPDGFTFKSYPNPTDSKVLLEFTLPTAEHISLILYDVLGRRTTVMKDKKFGAGTHTVPYDLKQFPAGMYICELKGEKFTTNLKILKQ, translated from the coding sequence TTGATTGATGACCCGTTGGATGGTTTCCTACCACCTAACAAAACATCCCCAGAAGGAGAAGGCTTTATTTCGTATTCAGTTTTACCGAAAAAGGAATTAGCGCACGGCACGGAGATTAAAAATAAGGCTACCATTTATTTCGATACTAACGCGCCTATCGTTACCAACGAGTTCCTGAACACCATTGACAAGCAAAACCCGGCCAGTAACATCACGGCTTTGCCGCCGGAGACGCAGGATACTACTTTTACCGTTAACTGGAGCGGCACCGATGCGGGCGCCGGGGTGCGGAGTTACGATGTGTATTACGCCGTCAATAATGGCCCCTTCCGGTTGTGGCAATACGATGTAACCGCCGCCGCAGGTAAATTTGCCGGTAAAATAGATTCTTCTTACGCCTTCTACAGCATCGCGAAAGATTACGCCGGCAACATCGAGCAACCTAAAACCACCGCCGAAGCCGCTACTACCGTGGTAAAAAGAGTTACGGGTCTGCCGGGCAATCTACCGGATGGCTTTACCTTCAAGAGTTATCCCAACCCCACCGATAGTAAAGTTTTACTCGAATTTACGCTACCAACTGCGGAGCACATAAGTCTGATATTGTACGATGTCCTGGGCCGGCGAACGACGGTTATGAAAGACAAAAAGTTTGGAGCCGGTACACATACCGTACCCTACGATTTAAAGCAGTTCCCGGCGGGTATGTACATTTGCGAATTAAAAGGAGAAAAGTTTACGACCAACCTTAAAATTTTGAAGCAGTAA